One genomic window of Streptomyces sp. WP-1 includes the following:
- a CDS encoding DedA family protein, with the protein MATPPHLAHLASRLAVNVLDAHSLLAAFGVLGVGVVLFAETGLLIGFFLPGDSLLFTAGLLCTGTADRGLRLSLGPLLAAAALGALAGAQCGFLIGRRAGGALLARTRSAKLREGAHRAEELLDRYGHAKAIVLARFVPVVRTVLNPMAGALGVPARTFALWQVIGGLAWSLGLTLGGYALGSSIPNVDKYLLPVIALIVLVSLIPLAAEVLRSRRAAKETP; encoded by the coding sequence GTGGCCACTCCCCCACATCTGGCACATCTGGCGTCGCGACTCGCGGTCAACGTGCTCGACGCCCACTCGCTGCTGGCCGCCTTCGGGGTGCTCGGCGTCGGCGTGGTGCTCTTCGCGGAGACCGGCCTGCTGATCGGGTTCTTCCTGCCCGGCGACTCGCTGCTGTTCACGGCGGGCCTGCTGTGCACCGGCACGGCCGACCGCGGGCTGCGCCTCTCGCTCGGTCCGCTGCTGGCCGCGGCGGCGCTCGGCGCGCTGGCGGGTGCCCAGTGCGGGTTCCTGATCGGCCGCAGGGCGGGCGGCGCGCTGCTGGCCCGCACCCGCTCGGCGAAGCTGCGCGAGGGCGCGCACCGCGCGGAGGAGCTGCTGGACCGGTACGGCCACGCGAAGGCGATCGTGCTGGCCCGCTTCGTGCCGGTGGTGCGTACGGTGCTGAACCCGATGGCGGGCGCGCTCGGCGTGCCGGCCCGCACCTTCGCCCTGTGGCAGGTGATCGGCGGCCTGGCCTGGAGCCTCGGCCTCACGCTGGGCGGGTACGCGCTGGGGTCCTCGATCCCGAATGTCGACAAGTACCTGCTGCCGGTGATCGCGCTGATCGTCCTGGTCTCGCTGATCCCGCTCGCGGCGGAGGTGCTGCGTTCGCGCCGGGCGGCGAAGGAGACGCCGTGA